One Qipengyuania gaetbuli genomic region harbors:
- a CDS encoding NTP transferase domain-containing protein, translating into MSLNENQKVTALVLAGKRSGALDPLAEASGVTQKCVVPVAGKPLVEHVVTALADCPEVSSIRVVAHEPDEIAAIDAVAALVAQGRMTFYEGAHNLVDSIFAGAEGASFPLIVTTADNCLWRAEDYSEFIAKALSAGADAGAALARKEDVQAADPRGQAKFYQFADGGFSNCNTYWVGSEKALKAAEVMRGGGQFVKHPLRIAQAFGFMNLIRFYLGNGTREKLFGQVGRRMGLKMEPVVMSNGNCAIDVDNRRTWEVTDRLLRERS; encoded by the coding sequence ATGAGCCTGAACGAGAACCAAAAAGTCACTGCTCTGGTCCTGGCCGGCAAGCGCTCCGGGGCGCTCGATCCTTTAGCCGAGGCTTCGGGCGTTACGCAAAAATGCGTCGTCCCAGTGGCGGGAAAACCGCTGGTCGAACACGTCGTCACCGCCTTGGCAGATTGCCCCGAAGTGAGCAGCATCCGCGTGGTCGCGCACGAGCCTGACGAGATCGCTGCAATCGATGCGGTCGCGGCGCTTGTCGCGCAAGGCCGCATGACCTTCTACGAGGGCGCGCACAATCTCGTCGACAGCATCTTTGCAGGCGCGGAAGGAGCCTCGTTCCCGCTGATTGTCACCACCGCCGACAATTGCCTGTGGCGGGCCGAAGATTATTCCGAATTCATCGCCAAGGCGCTGTCGGCCGGCGCCGACGCCGGTGCAGCGCTCGCCCGCAAGGAAGATGTGCAGGCCGCCGATCCGCGTGGGCAGGCGAAGTTCTACCAGTTCGCCGATGGCGGCTTTTCCAACTGTAACACCTACTGGGTCGGCAGCGAGAAAGCCCTGAAAGCCGCCGAAGTCATGCGCGGCGGCGGGCAGTTCGTGAAGCACCCGCTGCGCATCGCGCAGGCCTTCGGCTTCATGAACCTTATCCGCTTCTACCTCGGCAACGGCACGCGCGAGAAGCTGTTCGGCCAGGTTGGCCGCCGCATGGGGTTGAAGATGGAGCCGGTCGTCATGTCGAACGGCAATTGCGCTATCGACGTCGACAACCGGCGCACCTGGGAGGTCACCGACCGGTTGCTGCGCGAACGCAGCTGA
- a CDS encoding enoyl-CoA hydratase/isomerase family protein: MTDDINIHRHGAVGHLSLNRPKALHALTLDMCHAMSAALSEWAGDESVEAVVLDHAEGRGFCAGGDINLLRNSALNDGGASGRAFFHDEYQLNHQMMTYDKPIVAFMDGITMGGGVGIALPAKYRVATEHTRFAMPETGIGLFPDVGGGWHLSRLGGRLGQFLALTGARLDGAECLWAGIATHYLPAEKLPEAKARIIEHPGRIAGILSELSVTPPPARIEGNADKIAKHFASDRYEDILASLEADDSDWAAKELATLGTKSPQTCKVALRQLAESQNLDNFADNMAMEYRIASRVLTRPDFAEGVRAVIVDKTNDPKWDPATPEGVSEELLEQIFAPLPADEEWKPL; the protein is encoded by the coding sequence ATGACCGACGACATCAACATCCACCGCCACGGCGCGGTCGGCCACCTTTCGCTGAACCGCCCCAAGGCGCTGCACGCGCTGACCCTCGACATGTGCCACGCGATGAGCGCGGCGCTGAGCGAATGGGCTGGTGACGAAAGCGTCGAGGCCGTGGTGCTCGACCATGCAGAGGGACGCGGCTTCTGCGCAGGCGGGGACATCAACCTGCTGCGCAATTCTGCGCTGAACGACGGCGGCGCATCGGGCCGCGCCTTCTTCCACGACGAGTACCAGCTCAACCACCAGATGATGACCTATGACAAGCCGATCGTGGCTTTCATGGACGGCATCACCATGGGCGGCGGCGTGGGCATCGCCCTGCCGGCCAAATACCGCGTCGCGACCGAACACACGCGCTTCGCCATGCCGGAAACGGGCATCGGCCTGTTCCCCGACGTGGGCGGCGGCTGGCACTTGTCGCGCCTCGGCGGGAGGCTCGGCCAGTTCCTCGCGCTGACCGGCGCGCGGCTCGACGGGGCCGAATGCCTGTGGGCTGGCATCGCCACGCACTACCTCCCGGCCGAGAAGCTGCCCGAGGCGAAGGCCCGCATCATCGAGCATCCGGGCCGCATCGCCGGCATCCTTTCGGAGCTTTCGGTAACGCCCCCGCCGGCCCGGATCGAGGGCAATGCCGACAAGATCGCCAAGCATTTCGCCTCCGACCGCTACGAGGACATCCTCGCCAGCCTCGAGGCTGACGACAGCGACTGGGCGGCCAAGGAACTGGCGACGCTGGGCACGAAAAGCCCGCAAACCTGCAAGGTTGCGCTGCGCCAATTGGCCGAAAGTCAAAATCTCGACAATTTCGCCGACAACATGGCGATGGAGTACCGCATCGCGTCCCGCGTCCTGACTCGCCCCGATTTTGCCGAGGGCGTGCGCGCGGTGATCGTGGACAAGACGAACGACCCCAAATGGGATCCGGCAACGCCCGAGGGCGTGAGCGAGGAACTGCTCGAACAGATCTTCGCCCCGCTTCCCGCAGACGAGGAATGGAAACCCCTATGA
- the gcvPB gene encoding aminomethyl-transferring glycine dehydrogenase subunit GcvPB: MSAPNQSGWKPGTPVQDHNAMSGPDTVTGNRALMLEEPLLFEIGHVETTGVDLPEPSGAATRLGGMERAAAIGLPGLSEPETVRHYTRLSRQNYAIDLGLFPLGSCTMKHNPRLNEKVARMPGFADVHPLQPVQTVPGALEVINELAHWLIELTGMHGVAMSPKAGAHGELCGILCIRAALEARGDARKVVLVPESAHGTNPATAAFAGYEVEDIPATPEGRVDLEALKARLGPDVAAVMITNPNTCGLFERDMKAISDAVHAAGGFVYCDGANFNAIVGKVRPGDLGVDAMHINLHKTFSTPHGGGGPGSGPVVLSEALSPFGPLPFTARTADGVVHLVEEENAADYGHVQAFGRMTAFHGQMGMFTRALTYILSHGADGLKQVAEDAVLNANYILRSLEDVLDAPFGPSGPCMHEALFSDDGFAEGLSTLDLAKALIDEGYHPMTMYFPLVVHGAMLVEPTETESKAALDQFIMALRSVAERAKAGDETMKTAPHYAPRRRLDETQAARKPVLAWNDANMA, translated from the coding sequence ATGAGCGCGCCCAACCAGTCCGGCTGGAAGCCCGGCACTCCCGTTCAGGACCACAATGCGATGAGCGGCCCCGATACCGTGACCGGCAACCGTGCGCTGATGCTCGAAGAGCCGCTGCTGTTCGAGATCGGCCATGTCGAGACGACCGGCGTTGACCTCCCCGAACCTTCCGGCGCTGCCACGCGCCTCGGCGGCATGGAGCGTGCAGCTGCGATCGGCCTGCCCGGCCTGTCCGAGCCTGAAACCGTGCGTCACTACACGCGCCTCTCGCGCCAGAACTACGCGATCGATCTCGGCCTCTTCCCGCTCGGAAGCTGCACGATGAAGCACAATCCGCGCCTCAACGAGAAGGTCGCGCGGATGCCCGGCTTCGCCGATGTCCACCCGCTCCAGCCGGTGCAGACCGTGCCCGGTGCGCTGGAAGTCATCAACGAGCTCGCTCACTGGCTGATCGAGCTGACCGGCATGCACGGCGTCGCGATGAGCCCCAAGGCAGGCGCGCATGGCGAACTGTGCGGCATCCTGTGCATTCGCGCCGCACTCGAAGCGCGCGGCGATGCGCGCAAGGTCGTGCTGGTGCCCGAAAGCGCTCATGGCACCAATCCCGCCACCGCCGCATTCGCCGGCTACGAGGTGGAGGACATCCCCGCGACCCCGGAAGGGCGCGTCGACCTGGAGGCTCTGAAGGCCCGCCTTGGTCCCGACGTTGCGGCGGTGATGATCACCAACCCCAACACCTGCGGCCTGTTCGAGCGCGACATGAAGGCGATCTCCGATGCGGTCCACGCGGCCGGCGGTTTCGTCTATTGCGACGGCGCGAACTTCAACGCCATCGTCGGCAAGGTCCGCCCGGGCGACCTCGGCGTCGATGCGATGCACATCAATTTGCACAAGACCTTCTCCACCCCGCATGGCGGCGGCGGCCCGGGTTCGGGCCCGGTAGTGCTGTCCGAGGCCCTGTCGCCCTTCGGTCCGCTGCCCTTCACGGCGCGCACCGCCGACGGTGTGGTCCACCTCGTCGAGGAAGAGAACGCCGCCGATTACGGCCATGTGCAGGCTTTCGGCCGCATGACCGCCTTCCACGGGCAGATGGGCATGTTCACCCGCGCGCTGACCTATATCCTCAGCCACGGCGCGGACGGCCTCAAGCAGGTGGCGGAAGACGCAGTCCTCAACGCCAACTACATCCTGCGCAGCCTGGAAGACGTGCTCGACGCACCCTTCGGACCGAGCGGCCCGTGCATGCACGAGGCGCTGTTCTCGGACGACGGATTCGCAGAAGGCCTCTCCACCCTCGATCTCGCCAAGGCGCTGATCGACGAGGGCTACCACCCGATGACCATGTACTTCCCGCTGGTGGTGCACGGAGCGATGCTGGTGGAGCCGACCGAGACCGAGAGCAAGGCGGCGCTCGACCAGTTCATCATGGCGCTGCGCAGCGTTGCAGAGCGGGCGAAGGCGGGTGACGAGACGATGAAGACCGCGCCGCATTACGCGCCGCGTCGCCGCCTCGATGAAACCCAGGCCGCCCGCAAGCCGGTGCTCGCCTGGAACGACGCGAACATGGCCTGA
- a CDS encoding enoyl-CoA hydratase-related protein has protein sequence MSFETITVEQRDAVTLITLNRPQALNALNSKVLEELIEAFAAYQADASQLCAVLTGSGDKAFAAGADIKEMSEKAAADFYLDDFFSPWTSEIVKKTRKPWIAAVNGFALGGGCELAMMADLIIASENAKFGQPEIKLGVAPGMGGSQRLTRAIGKSKAMEMCLTGRMMGAEEAERSNLVARVVPHENLLDEAIKTAAQIASMPPMAAIANKEMVNAAFETSLDQGLIIERRIFQILTASEDKQEGMAAFIEKREGKWKGR, from the coding sequence ATGAGCTTCGAGACCATCACCGTCGAACAGCGCGACGCCGTCACGCTGATCACCTTGAATCGTCCGCAGGCACTCAATGCACTCAACAGCAAGGTGCTCGAAGAACTGATCGAGGCTTTCGCCGCCTACCAAGCCGATGCCAGCCAGCTTTGCGCGGTCCTCACCGGTTCGGGCGACAAGGCCTTTGCCGCCGGTGCCGACATCAAGGAAATGAGCGAGAAGGCCGCGGCCGACTTCTACCTCGACGATTTCTTCAGCCCGTGGACGAGCGAGATCGTGAAGAAGACCCGCAAGCCGTGGATCGCCGCGGTCAACGGCTTCGCGCTGGGCGGCGGGTGCGAGCTCGCCATGATGGCCGACCTCATCATCGCCAGCGAGAACGCCAAGTTCGGCCAGCCCGAAATCAAGCTTGGCGTTGCCCCCGGCATGGGTGGCAGCCAGCGCTTGACCCGCGCCATCGGCAAGTCGAAGGCGATGGAAATGTGCCTCACCGGCCGCATGATGGGCGCCGAGGAAGCAGAGCGCAGCAACCTCGTCGCGCGCGTCGTGCCGCATGAAAACCTGCTCGACGAAGCCATAAAGACCGCCGCACAGATCGCAAGCATGCCTCCGATGGCAGCCATCGCGAACAAGGAAATGGTCAATGCCGCCTTCGAGACCAGCCTCGACCAGGGCCTGATCATCGAGCGCCGCATTTTCCAGATTCTCACCGCGAGTGAAGACAAGCAGGAAGGCATGGCCGCCTTCATCGAAAAGCGCGAGGGCAAGTGGAAGGGTAGGTAA
- the gcvPA gene encoding aminomethyl-transferring glycine dehydrogenase subunit GcvPA, whose protein sequence is MRYLPLTDADRSAMLEKIGAPDVDALFVDVPEAARLSGPIEGLPMHASEMAVEKHMRRLSKKNLAAADAAFFLGAGAYRHHVPASVDHIIQRGEFLTAYTPYQPEIAQGTLQMLFEFQTQVARLYGCAVANASMYDGSTACWEAVAMAGRVTRKKRVVLSGALHPHYAEVVKTMAKFTEDEIAHARPALQAQPDNDGLIARIDDQTSCVVVQYPDILGRLPDLQQIADAAHEKGALLIVVNTEPVALGAIKSPGEQGADIVVGEGQSIGVGLQFGGPYLGLFAVRDPKHVRQMPGRLCGETVDAEGKRGFVLTLSTREQHIRREKATSNICTNSGLCALAFSVHMTLLGEKGLRRLAMENHRLACHAADRLAKVPGVSVLNDSFFNEFTVRLGQDARKVVRKLADRGILGGVSLGRLYPDNEELADGLLVAVTETTTEEDVETLASALEEVLA, encoded by the coding sequence CTTACCGATGCCGACCGTTCGGCCATGCTGGAAAAGATCGGCGCTCCCGATGTGGATGCGCTGTTCGTCGACGTGCCGGAAGCGGCACGCCTGTCCGGCCCGATCGAAGGCCTGCCGATGCACGCCAGCGAAATGGCGGTCGAAAAGCACATGCGGCGACTGTCGAAGAAGAACCTCGCGGCTGCGGATGCGGCCTTCTTCCTCGGGGCGGGGGCCTATCGCCACCACGTGCCGGCCAGCGTCGACCACATCATCCAGCGCGGCGAGTTCCTTACTGCCTACACGCCCTACCAGCCGGAAATCGCGCAGGGCACGCTGCAGATGCTGTTCGAATTCCAGACGCAGGTGGCACGCCTTTACGGCTGCGCGGTCGCCAACGCCTCGATGTACGACGGTTCGACCGCGTGCTGGGAAGCGGTCGCGATGGCGGGGCGCGTAACGCGCAAGAAGCGCGTCGTGCTCTCGGGCGCGCTGCACCCGCATTATGCCGAGGTCGTGAAGACCATGGCAAAGTTCACCGAGGACGAGATCGCCCACGCGCGCCCGGCACTGCAGGCGCAGCCCGACAATGACGGGCTGATTGCGCGGATAGACGACCAGACGTCCTGCGTCGTGGTCCAGTATCCCGACATCCTCGGCCGCCTGCCCGATCTCCAGCAGATCGCCGATGCCGCGCATGAAAAGGGCGCGCTGCTGATCGTCGTCAACACCGAGCCGGTGGCGCTGGGCGCGATCAAGTCGCCGGGTGAACAGGGTGCGGATATCGTCGTGGGCGAAGGCCAGTCGATTGGCGTGGGCCTCCAGTTCGGCGGCCCCTACCTCGGTCTCTTTGCGGTGCGCGATCCCAAACACGTGCGCCAGATGCCCGGCCGCCTGTGCGGCGAGACTGTCGACGCCGAGGGCAAGCGCGGCTTCGTGCTGACGTTGTCCACGCGCGAACAGCATATCCGCCGCGAGAAGGCGACGAGCAATATCTGCACCAACTCGGGGCTCTGCGCACTTGCCTTCAGCGTCCACATGACGCTGCTCGGCGAGAAGGGCCTGCGCCGCCTGGCGATGGAAAACCACCGCCTCGCCTGCCACGCCGCCGACCGGCTGGCCAAGGTCCCCGGCGTGAGCGTGCTCAACGACAGCTTCTTCAACGAATTCACCGTCCGCCTCGGCCAGGACGCGCGCAAGGTCGTGCGCAAGCTGGCCGACCGGGGCATTCTCGGCGGCGTGTCGCTGGGCCGGCTTTATCCGGACAATGAGGAACTGGCCGACGGCCTGCTGGTCGCGGTCACCGAAACCACCACGGAGGAGGATGTCGAAACCCTTGCCTCCGCACTCGAGGAGGTGCTGGCATGA
- the mmsB gene encoding 3-hydroxyisobutyrate dehydrogenase has product MKIAFIGLGNMGGGMAANLVKAGHEVNAFDLSEAALAAAKENGCATFTDASEAVQGVDGVVTMLPNGGIVKSVYEGSVIGKAPAGAVLLDCSTIDVATAKEVIAKAEAAGYDMVDAPVSGGIAAANGGTLTFMVGGTDKAFQRASEVLDPMGKAVIHAGDAGAGQTAKICNNMLLAITMIGTAEAMTMAKKLGLDPQKFYEISSVSSGYNWSLNAYTPLPGVGVQSPADNDYQGGFATALMLKDLRLAMEAAASVDATTVLGSQAAEIYEAFAEQNGALDFSAVIKTL; this is encoded by the coding sequence ATGAAAATCGCCTTCATCGGCCTCGGCAACATGGGCGGCGGGATGGCCGCGAACCTCGTCAAGGCGGGGCACGAGGTGAACGCATTCGACCTGTCCGAAGCGGCGCTTGCGGCCGCCAAGGAAAACGGCTGCGCGACCTTCACCGATGCCTCCGAGGCGGTGCAGGGCGTCGACGGCGTGGTGACCATGCTGCCCAACGGCGGGATCGTGAAATCGGTCTACGAAGGCAGCGTTATCGGCAAGGCTCCGGCAGGCGCGGTCCTTCTCGACTGCTCGACCATCGATGTCGCCACCGCAAAGGAAGTCATCGCGAAGGCCGAGGCGGCCGGATACGACATGGTCGACGCGCCCGTTTCCGGCGGTATCGCGGCAGCCAATGGCGGCACGCTCACCTTCATGGTCGGCGGCACCGACAAGGCTTTCCAGCGCGCCAGCGAAGTGCTCGACCCCATGGGCAAGGCCGTGATCCACGCAGGCGATGCAGGTGCGGGCCAGACCGCAAAGATCTGCAACAACATGCTGCTCGCCATCACCATGATCGGTACTGCCGAGGCCATGACCATGGCGAAGAAGCTCGGCCTCGACCCGCAGAAGTTCTACGAGATTTCGAGCGTGTCGAGCGGCTACAACTGGTCCTTGAACGCCTACACGCCCCTACCCGGCGTCGGCGTGCAGAGCCCGGCCGACAATGACTACCAGGGCGGCTTTGCCACCGCGCTGATGCTCAAGGACCTGCGGCTCGCGATGGAGGCCGCTGCCAGCGTCGATGCGACGACCGTGCTGGGTTCGCAGGCTGCGGAGATCTACGAGGCTTTTGCCGAGCAGAATGGCGCACTCGATTTCTCGGCGGTGATCAAGACCCTCTGA